GGCGGCAACGGCACCAGCCCGGGCTTCGCCGCGGGGCCCGCGAACCTCATGGACGAGCACCCGCACCCCGCCGAGACGGCGGACGCGGCGCCGGTCGACGCCACGGGCGAGCTGGCGCGGCTCGAGAAGGCGATCGAGGAGGCGCGGATGCAGACCATCCTCCTCGAGAAGCAGGTCGCCGGGCGCCTCGCCGAGGAGGACGCCGGCATCTTCCACACGCACCTGATGGTCCTCGAGGACCGCGGCTTCCTCGAGAAGCTGCGGCGCGAGGTCGGGCGCGGCCACGGCGCGGCGACGGCGGTGCGGGTGGCCGTCGCCGGCTACCTCGAGGCGTTCGGGCGGATGGAGGACCCCTATCTGCGCGAACGCGCCGCGGACATCCGCGATATCGGCCGGCGCATCCTCGCGCACCTGGCGGGCCGCGGCACGCCGGACCCGGCGCTGGGCGCCGAGGGCATCGTCGTGGCCGCCGAGCTGCTGCCGTCGGACATGGCCGCGCTCGACCCGTTGCGGGTGCTGGGCATCGTCACCGAGCGCGGCGAGGCCACCTCGCACGCCGCCATCATGGCGCGCTCGCTCGGCATTCCCGCGGTCATGGGCGTCAAGGGCGCGCTGCGTGCCATCGCCCAGGGCGACCAGCTGATCCTGGACGCGAACTCCGGGCGCGTCTACGTCAACCCCGGCGAGGTGGTCGCCGCGGAGTACCGCCGGGCCGAGGCGGAGCGCCGCCGCGAGACCGACCGGCTCGAGGGGCTGCGCGAGCTGCCGGCGGTCAGCGCCGACGGCGTCGCCGTGATCCTGCGCGCGAACATCGGCCTGCTCAGCGACGTCGACGTGGCGCTGCGCAACGGCGCCAACGGCGTCGGGCTCTATCGCACCGAGTTCCCCTACATGGTGCGCGAGGACTTCCCCAGCCGCGAGGACCAGTACCGGCTCTACCGGCGCGTCGTCGAGCGCTTCGAGGGGGCGCCGGTGACGATCCGCACCCTGGACGTCGGCGGCGACAAGCACCTGCCGTACGCGGCGCCCGCGCACGAGGAGAACCCCTTCATGGGGCTGCGCTCGGTGCGCTACTCGCTGGAGAACCCGGAGATGTTCCGCACCCAGATCGAGGCGATCCTCATGGCCGGGGCGCACGGCCCGGTGCGGATTCTCTTCCCGCTGATCACGAGCCTCGACGAGGTGCGCCGCTGCAAGGCGGTCGTCGCGGCGGCGCGCGAGGCCCTCGCGCGGGAGGGCCTGCCTTTCGCGGCCCAGGTCCCGCTCGGCGTGATGATCGAGGTCCCGGCCGCGGTCTGGCAGGCGCCGGCCCTGGCGGCGGAGGTGGACTTCTTCTCGGTCGGCACGAACGACCTCGTGCAGTACCTGCTGGCGGCCGACCGCACGAACCCGCTCGTGAGCCGCTACTACGACCACCTGCACCCGGCGGTGCTCGCGGCGCTGCGCCACGTCGCCGAGGCCGCGCGCCGCGAGAAGTGCGGCCTGTCGATCTGCGGCGAGATGGCCTCGGACCCGCGGGCGTTCGTGCTGCTCTTCGGTCTCGGCTACCGCGAGTTCTCGCTGCCCGCGCCGTTCATCCCGCGGATCAAGCAGCTGCTCGCGGCCGTTTCGTCGGCGGACGCGGCCGAGACGGCCGCCGCGTGCCTGCGCGAGGGGGAGGCGACGCGCATCGCCGCCCTCCTCGACGAAGCCATCACCCGGGCCGGCACTGCTCGCTGACAAGGGGGATGGGGAGGGGAGCCGCGGGGCTCCCCCCCGATCGCGTCAGACTACTTGGCGGGTGCGGGCGCCGCAGGCGGTGGCGGCGGGGCGAGGGCATCGTTGACGAGCTTGATGCCCTTCTGCGACTCGTCGATCGACTTCGTCAGCGAATCGCGCGCCAGCTCGGGGTTGTGGTAGCCGTCCGAGTTCTCGGCGGTCCAGTACTCCCAGAGCACGTGCGCCCGCAGGTGCTGGTCCTGCGCCTGTTTGATCACATCGTCCGGGAGCTTGGCCTTCTTCCCCTCGACGATCTTGTCGATCAGCGCCGAGAGCCAGAACTCCGCCTTGCGCAGCCTCCCGCGCGTGTAGGCCTTGACCGAGTCGATCGTGTAGGCGGCGGTCTCCTCGGTCAGGTTCGCGTGGCAGCGCAGGCAGGTCTCCTTGAGCTGGTAGCGCGGCGAGACCACGAAGTGCGAGGTGTAGGTCCTGCCGTCCGCCCCCTTGCGTTTGGCCATGTGACAGTCGGTGCAGGACGCCCCCGCCCTGGCGTGCACGGAGTTGTAGAAGGTCTCGGCCTCGGGGTGCTGCGCCTTCCAGAGCAGGCCGCCGGTCAGCGGGTGCTTGAAGTCCAGGAAGCCGATCTGGTTCACGTAGTGGTCGTAGAGCCCGAGCGCGTCCTTGAAGGGGAAGTGGTTGGTGCGTGGGTCGTCGAACTTCACCGGCTGGCCGGTCTTGACGTCGGTCCCGGGGTTGCAGTTGTACTCGACGTGGCACTGCCCGCAGAGCAGGCGCGAGTCGTATTTCTCGAGCAGGGCGATCTTGCGCGGGAAGCCGCGCATGCCCATGTCGACGACCTCGATCCTGGTGCGGTTGGGGTCCTTGTGCCAGAGCGTGTCGGCCTCCGGCCGGGTCAGCGCCTGGATCAGCCCGTCGCGCACGATGCGCGGCCGCGCCGCGTGGGGGTCGTGGCAGATGAAGCAATTGAGTGCGTAGTTCACGGTGCGCGCCACGTCGACGACGTTGGATGCGCGCGTGAACGTCGCCCCCTTCGCGGCTGGGTCGCCGAGGTACGGCCAGGTGAGGATGTTGTCCTGCGTCTTGCACTGCATGCAGGTGGGGTTGGCCGCGGCGGCGGTCTGCGCCAGCCAGGGCTTGTGCTCGTTGTTCTCGGGGTGGGTGTCGACGAGGTACTCCCAGGTCGTCTTCCCGCCCTTCTCGGCCACATACTCCCAGCCCTTCTTCGGCTGGAAGCGCCCGCCGAAGGCCCGGTCGACCACGAACTGGTCGACGACCATCCAGACGTGGCTGCGGGTGAGATTGTGCTCCTTCGTGAACCCGTGGCCCATCATCAGCTTGTCCCAGAAGGGATTCGGCGAGCGGTTCGTGAGCTGGCTCTTCTCGTCGCGGGCCGGGCGGTGGTACGCCGTCTCGAGGAAGCTCTCGAACTGGGCCTTGTGGCAGACGCCGCAGGCCTGCCAGTCGAACCGGGTCGCCGGGCGCGCCTTCTCGTCGGCGAGGTGCTTGTCGAGGCCCGTGTGGCACGCGTCGCAGAGGACGCCCGCGTGCTTGCCCTTGGCGTGGAGCTTCTCGATCGTGTCGTGGCAGCCGTAGCAGTCGGCCACTTTGAAGCCCCCGCCGAAGGCCGGGGCGGTCGCGCACCCCGCTGCCAGGGCCAGCGACAGCCCCCCGGCGGCGAGGATTCCGAGTGTGATTCCCCACATCTTCATGGCGGTGATCCCTCCCTGTGGCGGCGTGCAGGACGGCTGGCGGGCGGATTCTCGCGGGGGGCGCGGCGGGGCACGGGATGGAACGTCCATGCGTCTTCCCTCCCCGGGGCAGACCACGCAAAGTCTCGTTCCGCGTGTCACAAGCCTGTGTCGAAAAGGTAGGACCTGCCGCCGGCGGCGTCAACCGGATTCGTTCTGTACTATACTCCTGCGCCGAAATATCACCGGGGGAGGGCGATATGGCACAGGTGAAGAAGGGCGATCGGGTCAAGTTCAACTACGCGCTCAAGCTCAAGGACGGGAAGGTCTTCGAGACCAACTTCGGCTCGGCGCCGCTCGAGCTGACGGTGGGCAAGGGCAAGGCGATCAAGGGCCTGGAGAACGCGCTCATCGGCATGAGCGTGGGCCAGGCCAAGACCGCGGTCGTCAAGCCGGCCGAGGGCTACGGACCGAAGGACCAGGCGCTGATCCGGGCGCTGCCGGCCGCCGAGCTCCCCGCCGGGACGGCCCTCGCGGTGGACACCGAGGTCTCCTTCGCCCGCGCCGACGGCTCGCGGGTCGAGGGCCGGATCGCCAAGGTGGACGGCGAGACGGTCACGGTCGACGGCAACCACCCGCTCGCCGGCCGCAACCTGACGTTCGAGATCAAGCTCGTCGCCATCGGCTGAGGCGGCGCGTGAGGATCGGCATCCTCTCGGACTCGCACGACGACATGGAGGCCATCGCCAGGGCGGTGGCGCTCTTCAACGCCGAGGGCGCCGTGCAGGTGCTGCACGCCGGCGACATCGTCTCGCCGTTCACGCACGAGGCGTTCGGCGAGCTGCGCGCGCCGCTCGGCGGGGTCTTCGGCAACAACGAC
The bacterium genome window above contains:
- the ptsP gene encoding phosphoenolpyruvate--protein phosphotransferase, translating into GGNGTSPGFAAGPANLMDEHPHPAETADAAPVDATGELARLEKAIEEARMQTILLEKQVAGRLAEEDAGIFHTHLMVLEDRGFLEKLRREVGRGHGAATAVRVAVAGYLEAFGRMEDPYLRERAADIRDIGRRILAHLAGRGTPDPALGAEGIVVAAELLPSDMAALDPLRVLGIVTERGEATSHAAIMARSLGIPAVMGVKGALRAIAQGDQLILDANSGRVYVNPGEVVAAEYRRAEAERRRETDRLEGLRELPAVSADGVAVILRANIGLLSDVDVALRNGANGVGLYRTEFPYMVREDFPSREDQYRLYRRVVERFEGAPVTIRTLDVGGDKHLPYAAPAHEENPFMGLRSVRYSLENPEMFRTQIEAILMAGAHGPVRILFPLITSLDEVRRCKAVVAAAREALAREGLPFAAQVPLGVMIEVPAAVWQAPALAAEVDFFSVGTNDLVQYLLAADRTNPLVSRYYDHLHPAVLAALRHVAEAARREKCGLSICGEMASDPRAFVLLFGLGYREFSLPAPFIPRIKQLLAAVSSADAAETAAACLREGEATRIAALLDEAITRAGTAR
- a CDS encoding ammonia-forming cytochrome c nitrite reductase subunit c552 produces the protein MKMWGITLGILAAGGLSLALAAGCATAPAFGGGFKVADCYGCHDTIEKLHAKGKHAGVLCDACHTGLDKHLADEKARPATRFDWQACGVCHKAQFESFLETAYHRPARDEKSQLTNRSPNPFWDKLMMGHGFTKEHNLTRSHVWMVVDQFVVDRAFGGRFQPKKGWEYVAEKGGKTTWEYLVDTHPENNEHKPWLAQTAAAANPTCMQCKTQDNILTWPYLGDPAAKGATFTRASNVVDVARTVNYALNCFICHDPHAARPRIVRDGLIQALTRPEADTLWHKDPNRTRIEVVDMGMRGFPRKIALLEKYDSRLLCGQCHVEYNCNPGTDVKTGQPVKFDDPRTNHFPFKDALGLYDHYVNQIGFLDFKHPLTGGLLWKAQHPEAETFYNSVHARAGASCTDCHMAKRKGADGRTYTSHFVVSPRYQLKETCLRCHANLTEETAAYTIDSVKAYTRGRLRKAEFWLSALIDKIVEGKKAKLPDDVIKQAQDQHLRAHVLWEYWTAENSDGYHNPELARDSLTKSIDESQKGIKLVNDALAPPPPPAAPAPAK
- a CDS encoding peptidylprolyl isomerase, producing the protein MAQVKKGDRVKFNYALKLKDGKVFETNFGSAPLELTVGKGKAIKGLENALIGMSVGQAKTAVVKPAEGYGPKDQALIRALPAAELPAGTALAVDTEVSFARADGSRVEGRIAKVDGETVTVDGNHPLAGRNLTFEIKLVAIG